Genomic DNA from Paenibacillus sp. KS-LC4:
GACGCCCATGCATCCAGAGGTCGCGCGAGCGATGCTGGAGGTGATGCAGGGTCCGGGAGGCAATGCATCGAGCATGCATGCCTTCGGACGCGCGGCGCGGCAGCATCTAAATCGCTCCCGCGACCAAATCGCTACAGCTGTCGGCTGCAAGCCTGCTGAGCTTGTATTTACGTCCGGCGGCACGGAGAGCAACAATATGGCGCTCAAGGGTGTTGCCCGCGCACAGGCGCTGCAAGGCAAAAACCATATCATTACGGCGGAGGCTGAGCACCATGCGGTGCTGCATCCCTGCGAAGCGCTTGAGCACGAGGGCTTTGAGCTGACGCTGCTGCCCGTTGATGAGCAAGGGCAAGTGTCGCTTGCTGATGTGGCGGCGGCAATAAAGCCAAATACGGCGCTGATCAGCATTATGCACGGCAATAATGAGGTAGGAAGTATGCAGCCGATTGAAGACATCGGACGCCTGGCGCATGAGCGAGGCGTTATTTTTCATGTCGATGCCGTTCAAGCGCTGAGTACAGCGAGCTATCAGCTGAGCCGACTGCCCATTGATTTGATGAGCTTTTCCGCCCACAAAATCAATGGCCCGCAAGGGGTCGGAGCGTTATACATCGCTGCGGGCACGCCTTTCGAGGCGACATCGCAGGGCGGCTCGCAGGAGCGCAAGCGCCGGGCGGGCACGGAAAATGTCGCCGGCATCGTCGGCTTCGCCAAAGCGGTTGAAATTTGTGTGAGCGAAGCGCAAAACAAGCAACATTTTCTAAGTGAGCTTCGTAAGGAATGGGTAGAGCTGCTTAGGAAAAATGTGGATATTGAAATCGTTGTAAATGGCGCGGCGGAGCAGACTCTTCCGCATATCGTCAACATCAGCTTTATCGGGATTGATACCGAGACGATGCTGATGAACCTTGATATGGCCGGCATTGCAGCGGCAAGCGGCTCGGCCTGCACGTCAGGGGCGCTGGAGCGTTCCCATGTGCTGCGAGCGATGAAGCTGCCGGAGGAAAGGCTGGCTTCCGCTGTAAGATTCAGCTTCGGTCTGGGGAATACTAAGGAGGAACTGGATGACGCAGCGCGAAAAGTTGCAACGATTGTGCAGCGCATCCGTAATAACGCCTAGGAGGCTCCCCGGCCGTGATTAAACTACAGCAATTGATCGGCCTGCCCGTGCTGGTCATTCATTCCGGCAAGCGCGAGGGCACGATCAAGGATGCGATTTTCGACTCCCACTGGAACGTTACAGGACTCGTGCTCGAAAGCAACGGCTGGTTTGCTAATGTCGTCAAGACGGTGGACTGGAATGCGGTGCTGACATGCGGCGTAGACGC
This window encodes:
- a CDS encoding cysteine desulfurase family protein; the protein is MHYFDHAATTPMHPEVARAMLEVMQGPGGNASSMHAFGRAARQHLNRSRDQIATAVGCKPAELVFTSGGTESNNMALKGVARAQALQGKNHIITAEAEHHAVLHPCEALEHEGFELTLLPVDEQGQVSLADVAAAIKPNTALISIMHGNNEVGSMQPIEDIGRLAHERGVIFHVDAVQALSTASYQLSRLPIDLMSFSAHKINGPQGVGALYIAAGTPFEATSQGGSQERKRRAGTENVAGIVGFAKAVEICVSEAQNKQHFLSELRKEWVELLRKNVDIEIVVNGAAEQTLPHIVNISFIGIDTETMLMNLDMAGIAAASGSACTSGALERSHVLRAMKLPEERLASAVRFSFGLGNTKEELDDAARKVATIVQRIRNNA